CTCAAACCAATGATTCCCTAAGTGTTAAAAGCGTAGATGAAGTAAAAATTACAGTTGGTTCCAGAAATAAGGCCAGGGTAGCAACTGATACCCCGGTACCTGTAGATGTAATTAATATCGGGTCGCAATCAGTACTAAGTCCGCAGACTGACCTTAACCAAATTTTGAATTACGCCGCCCCTTCTTTTACTTCAAACTCTACAACTGTTGCAGATGGAACAGATCATGTGGATCCTGCGCAATTAAGAGGTTTAGGGCCGGATCAGGTGTTGGTTTTACTTAATGGAAAAAGAAGACATACTTCCTCACTGGTTAATATTAATGGTTCTCCCGGAAGAGGATCTGTAGGAACCGACTTAAATGCTATTCCGGCATTTGCAATTGAAAGATTGGAAGTGCTAAGGGATGGGGCTTCGGCACAATACGGTTCTGATGCTATTGCGGGGGTGATTAATGTGGTTATGAAGAAGAATACCAACGCTTTTACGGCAGCAATTACTGGAGGAGGATTTAATTCGAAAGGAGCTAATGATCATTACGGAGGATGGGATGGCGGAAAGTATCAGCTGGATTTGAATTATGGGACCAAAATTGGCAAGAGTGGGTTTATTAATTTTACTGCAAATTTACTGAGTAGAGATGATACGAGAAGGGCAAAAGCAGCTACCGGTGAGATTTTTAATGCTTATAATGCCATTGAGCAAAGAGCTCTAGAAAACGGAGTAAATATTTCGTCTCTTTTTGAAAATATCAATAATACACCCAATACGACACAAATAATAGATTATATACATAAGTACGCTCCCAGTGTAAGCTATTTTACAGCAGCACAGCAGGCTGGGATTCAATCTGCCAGTACAATTTCTGAATTACAAAATCTTCTAAAGGGAGATGTTACAGAAAATGAACTTGCTTACAGAGGTTTAGCAAGAGATGATTTTAATATGAGAGTCGGACAGTCTAAGCTTGGATCTGGTCAGTTTTTTGTGAACTCTGAATTTGATATTTCCTCAGCCGTTCGAGGGTATGCTTTTGGAGGTATTTCTTACAGAAGTGGTAATGCTGCCGGTTTTTACAGAAGACCTAATCAAAACAGAACCTCAACTTCTATATATCCTAATGGTTTCCTGCCAGAAATAGCCTCGGATGTTATAGATCTTTCGTTTGCTGCTGGGTTTAAAGGGAAGTTGGGAAATATTAATTATGATATCAGCAATACTTTTGGACAAAACACTTTTGATTATACTATAAAAAATACTGCCAATGCCTCCATGCGATATCCAAATAAAAGAGAATTTGATGCAGGCGGTTTAGGATTCTCTCAAAATACCATCAATGCAGATTTTGATACGAAAATAGACTGGCTGAAAGGTTTTAATGTTGCTTTTGGAGGGGAAATGAGGTTTGAAAAATACAAAATAGAAAATGGAGAAGAGGCTTCATGGGCTCTTTATGATATTAACGGAAATATTCAGACTCCTACAACTGTGGCAATTCTAAAGCCTACTGATTTTTTAGGGGCTGCCAGACCAGGGGGAGCGCAGGTGTTTCCTGGTTTTCGCCCTGAGAATGCACTAAATAAAGGAAGACATTCTGTTGCGGTGTATGTGGATACGGAGTTGGATGTAACTGACAGATGGCTAATGAGTGCTGCGCTTAGGTTTGAAAACTACTCGGATTTCGGGTCTACATTTAATTATAAACTAGCAACAAGATATAAGCTTACTGATCATATCAATCTAAGGGCAGCACATTCTACAGGATTCAGAGCGCCTTCCTTACAGCAAATGTATTTTAATGCCACTGCTACGCAGTTTGTAGGTGGAGTACCATATGAAGTAGGAACTTTTTCAAATGATTCTGATGCGGCCAGATATCTAGGGATTCCACAATTGAAGCAAGAGGAGTCAACGAGTTATTCTGCAGGTTTTACAGCTAAGATTCCACAAGCAAACCTGACGTTTACAGTGGATGGTTATTATATTAAAATTAAAAACAGGGTGGTTTTAACAGATCAGTTTTCTAGGCCGTCAGGAACCTATCCGGTGGGAAGTGATTTTTGGAATTTGCAGGCAGCCTTCGATAAAGCGAATGCTAATGCTGCTACCTTTTTTGCTAATGCAATAGATACCCAGACTAAAGGTATTGAAGGGGTGGTTTCACATAAGGCTAATTTTTCTGAAAGGTTTTCTTTGAATTCAGACTTTGCAGTTACTGTTTCGAAAACTAACAGAGTAGGAGATATTCATGGTTCTGATGTTTTAATCAAAGCCGGACAGGTAAACAGGTATTATTCAGAATCCAGTCGTGTGTATCTTGAAGAAGCAGTTCCAAGATTCAAGGCTTCTCTGAATAATGCTTTAGAGATTGATAAATTTAGCCTATTGTTGAGAAATGTTTATTTTGGTGAAGTTACAGATCCTAATACGATGGATGCCAATGGAGATGGTATTGTAAGCGGAGAAATTATTAACGGGCAGGCTGTTGCTACTGAACATCCGGTTTGGGGAGGGAAAGTGATTACAGACTTATCTGTAGGTTATAAGTTTAGTAAAAACCTTAAGCTAACAATAGGAGCTAATAATTTATTTGATATTTATCCGGATAAAAACTATGGCCCAACAGTAGTGAAAACTCCTTCTTTGGATTCATCTGGTAATCTGGTGTATGTGAATACTTCTACTATTGATCTCTCTAATCAAAACCAGTTTATATACTCCAGGAATGTTTCTCAATTTGGAATGAATGGAAGATTTCTTTTTGCCAGAGTGAATCTTAATTTTTAAACAATATTTTTCTTAGGATTATAAAAGGTATGCGAAAGTGTACCTTTTTTGCTTGGATTGGCTTGATTTTTTTACTTTTGTACAATTCTAAAAAAATCTGAAAAATGGAATCCTATACGGAAAGAATACTTATTACAGGTGCCTTGGGACAAATTGGCACGGAGCTTACGAATAGACTTGTGGAGATCCACGGAGCGGAAAATGTTGTGGCTTCAGGACTGGACAGATGGCAGGAGGGGATTACCTCTGCAGGACATTATGAGAGAATGGATGTGACCAATACACAATTGGTAAGACAGGTAATTAAGGATTATGACATCACTACAGTGTATCACTTGGCATCGCTTTTATCTGGAACTTCTGAAAAGCAGCCTATTTTCGCCTGGAAATTGAATCTTGAGCCTCTTCTTAACTTTTGTGAAATGGCTAAGGAAGGACTGCTTAAAAAGATCTTCTGGCCAAGCTCAATTGCTGTGTTTGGAAAAGGAATCCCTAAGCATGATGTTGGACAGGATGTAGTCTTAAACCCAACCACTGTTTATGGAATTTCTAAAATGGCAGGGGAGAAGTGGTGTGAATACTACTTCGATAAATATGGAGTAGATGTAAGAAGTATCAGATATCCTGGATTGATCTCATGGAAAACTCCTGCAGGTGGTGGTACTACTGACTACGCGGTTGAGATTTTCTACAAAGCAATTGAAGAGGGAAAATATACAAGCTTCATTTCTGAAGATACAGGAATGCCAATGTTGTATATGGATGATGCGATTAATGCAACCCTAAAACTAATGGATGCTCCGAAGGAAAGTTTAACTGTTCGCTCTTCATATAATCTAGGGGGAATGTCATTTACTCCAAAAGAATTAGCAGCAGAAATTAAGAAAGAAATTCCTGATTTTGCGATTGATTATAATCCAGATTTCAGACAGGCAATTGCAGATTCATGGCCGGCATCTATTGATGATTCTGTAGCTAAAAAAGATTGGGGATTGACCTATGATTTCGGAATTTCTGAAATGACGAAGGACATGATCAAGAATCTAAAAGTAAAATTAGCTAAGCATTAATAATGTAAAGTAATGCTTTAATTATTTATTATTTTAACATCTGATTTTTAATTTATTATAACTTTTATCTAAAATATAATTTAAATGATATTATTGACTTTCAACATTACAAATATTGAAGCTGAACCCAAAAATGGCTCACCAATTACTAGTGAAGAAAGATTGAAAATTATAGAAGAGAATACGAAAGCTATTCTTAGAATTTTAGATATTCATGATACAAAAGCGAGCTTTTTTGTGGAGGTTTCTCTTACTGAAAAACTCCAGAATCTTATAAAGGCAATTTCATCCAAAGGGCATGAAATTGCCTTTTATAATAGAGATTCAAATCTTGAAGAAATTGAAGATGCCAAGAAGAATATTCAGGATCTTCTGGAAAAACAAATCAGAGGAATTCGTCAAAAAGACATTAAGATTCCACAAGAGAATCTGAAGCTGATGGAATTTAATTATGTGTCTAATGTTGATAATGCGAATATTCTTTTTCCTTTCAAGCGTCTTAAAAGAGATACTGAAATTACGGAAGAAGATGGATTGAGTATTGTGCCGGAAAGCATCTCTCCTTATAGTCAATTACCCTACAATGATTTTGTATTTCAGATTTTGCCAATGAAGTATTACCAGAACATGGTATTGGAAACACTGCAGAATGAAGAATTTGTTTTGATCTACCTTAATGCCTGGCAGTTTACGGACTTCAAGAAATACCGTTTTGATATTCCGTTTTACAGAAGCTTGTTTTCGGGCAAAAAAATGGAGGACAAATTAGATGCCCTCCTTAGTTTCATCAACGAGAAAGATATGGCTACTTCCCGTATGAAAGATTATATTTTTTAGGTTGCAGATGATAGGTTTCAGGGATTAGGTGTTGGGTAATAGAGAGGAATATTTCTCTTAACTATCAAATTTTGAATCTTATATTTTAATAGTGAAATTCTTTCTATCATTTATACTCTAAAACACTCTTACACTCTAACCAGTAATCCTGTTAGCTAAGCTCAAAAAGAGTAATTTCAGGCAATACCCCAACTCTTCCAGGATATCCTAATACCCCAAAACCTCTGTTTACATACAGTAATCTACCCTCGCTTTCGTATAGATCTGCCCATTTCGGATAACGGTATTGAACCGGCGACCATTTTATATTTTTAAGATCCAACCCAAACTGCATCCCGTGAGTGTGGCCCGAAAGGGTTAGGTGGATGTTTCCCGGATGTTTTTTTACCACATAATCAAAGTGGGTAGGGTCATGGCTCATGAGGATCTTTGTAGCGGATTCAGGTACATTTTTTAAAGCCTCGTCAATTTTTCCAAACTGTGGAAAAGGTTTTAACCCCCAGTTTTCAACGCCGAGAATGTATAATTTTTCTCCGTTTTTCTCAATGATCCTGTTTTCATTTCTCAGCATGTCAAATCCAGCTTGTTTTTCATAGCCAATCAACGTGTCAAGATTTTCTTTTTTTGCAGCAGGTGATTCCCAGGTTACATAATCGCCATAATCATGGTTTCCTAAAACTGCAAACTTGCCATCTTTAGCCTTGATTTGTGAAAATAAAGGAATAAAAGGCTTAAATTCATCTGCAACATTGTTTACCATATCACCTGTAAATAGAACAAGATCAGGTTTTTGCTCGTTGATGAGATCCACAGCATGTTGTAGCTTACTTGGATCGGCAAAGCTTCCACTGTGAACATCTGAAATCTGAATGATTTTATATCCTTTAAAGCTTTTCGGAAGATTTGGGAATTTCACCTTTACCTTTCTTACTTTATGCCTGTATTTCCCGAAAGTAATTCCATCTATGAATAGGGCAGAAAGAACTCCGCTCATTCCAAGTCCCACAAGGCTCAGGAATTTTCTTCTCTCAGGAAAAAATGTTTCCTTGGGACCGGCCATATTAACGAAATAGCCACCTAATCTGAATAAATCATCAATCAATAAAAATAAAACCACAAAGATTTTAGGAAGAATAAATATCAAAAATAAGGAAATCATGATTTGGGCCTTCATCATACTTCGGTCTGATCTCTGATAATGAGTAACCTCGTAGGCGAAAATCCCATAAACAATTAATGATACTACCCAATAACCAATTCTTATCCATAAATTATCTGTAAGCGTTCTTATGGCTTGATAAATGTAAACTTCCAAAAAAAGGAAGATCCCGGCAATAATTAAAAGATTTTTTTGCATGTTCTGATTCAAAAAAAGCACAAAGAATAACTTCCCTGTGCTTTTATATTCTTTTATTGTTTAAAATATTTTAAGGAAATCTATAAACGATAGCATTGATGTTCATTCCGGCACCTACCGAAGTCATTACAATGTTACCTTTATCTTTAAACGATTGACCCTCCATTTTTCCTTTAATTATTAAATCATACATGGTAGGAATGGTTGCAACAGACGTATTTCCAAGGTCTTGAATTGTCATAGGAGAGATCGCGTGATCGTATTCCTTGATGTCATAAAGCCTGTGAAGTCTTTCAATCATCGCATAATCCATCTTGGCATTGGCCTGGTGAATTAAGATTTTATCGATATCTTCAATAGAAAGTCCGGCATCTGTAATGGTATCCTTGATTGCAACAGGAACGTTTTTAAGAGCGTATTCGTAGATCTTTCTACCCAGCATTCTTACGTAAAGACGTTTTTGGTCTACTTCCTTGTTGATAGAGGGTTGATTTTCAAGGTAGTTTAATTCCGGACCATTATCACAAATTGTATTGTGAGCAATGATTCCTACGTTTTCCTCATCTGTTGCCTTTACTACTACAGCACCTGCACCATCAGCAAAAATCATTCTGTTTCTATCGTGTGGATCCGTTACACGGCTTAAAGTTTCTCCTCCGATTACTAAAACTGTTTTTGCAACCTTGGCTTTAATTAGATTATCAGCTAAAATCATAGCTTCCACCCATCCAGGACATCCGAAAAGCATATCATACGTTACGCATTTTCTGTTTTTGATCCCTAGTTTATTCTTTACCCTCGCTGCCATTGTCGGCATGAAATCAGCATATCCGTTCTCAGTAACTTCCCCGAAATTACTCGCGTAAATAATATAATCCAGTTCTTCGCCGTCTACCTTTGCATCCTCAAGGGCAATTTTTGCGGCTTCATAACCGATCTGTGAATTGGAAAGACCATCTTCAATGAATCTCCTGTTTTCGATTTCTGTAATTTCTACAAACTTCGCAATGGTTTCTTCCACAGGCTTTTCAATTTTCACTCCGTCTTCAGTATAGAATTCGGAATTCATGAAGTAATCTCTACCAATAACTCTGTTCGGGATATAACATCCAGAGCCAATAATGATCGTATTCGGCATTCGTTTATATGATTTTTTTAAAGATGCAAAGTTAATAATTAATATTAATAACCGAGAATTAAAAATATTATTAAATTTGCAAAAATTGTACTTTACAATCTATGAAAAACAACTCATCCTTAAAAGGCTTACTCATTGCAGCTGTGGCGTTTATCGGTGCCTTTGGGATCTACTTCCTTTTTTTAGCCAAGAAGAATTATTATGTTGTAGATAATCCTACCCCCAATACGTATTACTTTAAGATCAATAACGGTTCTGAAGGAATCATTTCGGCGGGGCAGTATGTGCATGTGGATTTGAATAAGGGAAAAAACTCTATTCAGGTTTTCGACCAAAATAAAAAAATGCTTTACGATTCGGCATTTGAAGTAAATAAACTTCGTGGTCTGCTTAATATCGCACATCAGGATTACTATGTGAATGACCAGTACTACGGGTATAACCTTAAAAAAGATTCGTTATTGATGGCACTTGATAAGACTGTCATAGACGGAAAGGAATATCTCGGAGGAGCAAAGCGTTTCAATAAGCTTTACACAGAAGAATTTTATTACAATGTAGATGAAGATTATGATAAATTGATCAAGAACATCCAGAAAGTGGAATCGAGATCAAAGATCTTCAGAAAGCAGGATTACCTAAATTATTACAAAGAATATTACAAGTTTTAAGTTTTGACAAAAGATATTACCAAAGTTACTCCCTACAATTCGGAGGCTACAAAGAAAAGCCAGGTAGAGGATATGTTCGACAATATTGCACCGAAGTATGACCTTTTAAACAGAGTTTTATCCATGAAAATTGATATTTTGTGGAGAAACAAACTGGTAAAATGGATGAAAAATGATAATCCGCAGGAAGTGCTGGATGTGGCTACAGGAACGGGAGATCTGGCAATTACTATTGAAAAAGGAACCGGTTCCAAAGTAGTTGGTTTAGATTTATCACAACAAATGCTGAATGTTGGCGTTATTAAAATAAAAAAACTTAAATTAGACGGCAAAATTTCCATGCAAAAAGGGGATGCAGAAAATTTACCTTTCGAGGACAATAGATTTGATGCTGTTTCCGTTGCATTTGGAGTGAGGAATTTTGAGAACCTTACCAAAGGTTTAGCAGAGTTAAGAAGAGTAGTTAAAGATAACAAGAGTGTTTATATACTGGAGTTTTCAAAGGTTGAGGGTTTTTTAGGACCATTTTATATGTTTTATTTCAAAAATATATTGCCTGCCATAGGCAGATTGGTTTCTAAAGATAATAGGGCGTATACATACCTTCCGGATTCTGTAAATGCTTTTCCTTTCGGGGAGAAGATGAAGCAAATTCTTTTAGATACGGGATTTAAGAAAGTAGAATATAAAAAATTAAGTTTAGGTATAGCCACAATTTATAAAGCAACAAAGTAACCTATGAATAAATTTCTATTAAAAGCACTGGTTTTGACCTCAGTAAATGTTGCCGTTTTTGCAAACGCGCAATTTAGAACCCGAAACAGAATGGACAAGTTGGAAGATTTCGACGAGCAGAAATTCAGTTGGGGGTTTTATTTGAACGGGAATAGACTAGACTACCGAATTGTATTGCATCCAAGATACGGGATGAATGAAAATGAAAACCTTGTTTCCTCTAAGGAAAGTTACAGTTTCGGTGCTGGGCTTATTGCAAAATGGAGACTGAATGACTATCTGGATGTAAGGATAGAACCAGGTCTACAGTTTGCACAAAGACAGTTGACTTTTAATACTCAATCCAATGATATCTATGCGGGGGGATCATTAACCAATCCTCCGTTTATGCCTATTCCTCTAACAGATAAAGATAAAGTAAGAGAAATTAAGTCTACATTGGTTGATATTCCGGTACTTTTGGAACTTCACGGGCGAAGATGGTATAATTCAAGACCATACGTCGCAGCTGGGGTAAATTATATCGTGAACCTACAATCCAACTCAGGATCTACTGATGATAACATGCAGCAGATCTTCAGGTCTACAACGCATAATTTTGCTTGGTCTGCAGAAATGGGTATCCAGTTTTACTTCAATAAGTTTAAACTGACTCCCGGGGTAAGAGGAACATTCTTCATGAATAATGAAAAAGTGGCTGATAATGCAACTACACCTCCTTATTGGGCATCTGCCGTTTCTACATTACAGACAAGAGCAATCATGTTTGTGTTGAAATTTGAATAAAAAAATATCACGTTGAAAATACAAAGGAGGTGCATCTGCATCTCCTTTTTTGTTGAGATTACAAAATATAGGACGTTTTATTTTTGTTAGTGTTATTATTTTTTTATTTTTGCTTCTAGTTAGAATATACAAACCTGAAATGCTTCAAGATTTAGAAAACAATTTTTCAGAATTAGAGAGAAAGATTTTGACTCTTCAAAAGAATTACAAAAATCTTACTGAAAATTTATCAGAATTAAGTATTGAGCATGAAGACCTGAAGAAGAAGTATGATGAGGAGAGAAGAAAAAATCAGGTATTAGCAGAAGAACAAAAAAATATAAAACTTTATTCAGCAATATCAGGAAATCCTGAACACAATAGGTTAATGAAAAATCACATCAACAGATTGGTAAAAGAAATAGATTTCTGTATTGCGCAGCTTCAAAACAGTGGATTATAATGGAGGTAAGGAGAATAACCGTCAACATTGCAGGAAGAGTGTATCCGCTGAACGTACCGGCAGCAGAGGAAGAAACTTTGCGTAAAGTAGGGAAGCAGATTGAGAATATGATTAAAGATTTTGAACAGAACTTCGATGTAAGAGATAAACAAGATGCTTTGGCTATGTGTGCCCTTAAACTGGGAACTAATGCAGAAGTAGTGTCTCTTAACTACGAGAAAAATATTAATTCGAGCAACGAAAGATTAAAACAAATTAATCAATCGTTGAATGAAATCGGGAAATAGATTTTTTTTCCTGAACAAGCTGCCTACAATGATTCTAACACATTAAAGGTAAACTCAACGCTAAGCAATTACCGAACAAATGTCCATCGAATGGCGTGCCGGGTCTTCCGGATTACAGACAGTGGAAATCAGTTCAAATCGTGTTGATTAGGAGTTTACTCTCAATCCCTGGATTATTGTGGGCTTTTTTTATTTAAAGGATATGAATACAATTAAAACTCAATATAAATTATGATAGAAGTTATAGTCGGTGTTGTTTGTTTAGTAATTGGTGCTGTCGTAGGAATGTTTTTTTCCAGAAGCTCACTGAATACTAAGGCAAAATTTATCATAGATGATGCAACTAAAAATGCCGAAAACCTTATAGAAAAAGCTAACGTACAAGCTGAATCCATAAAGAAAGAAAAGAATCTTCAAGCTAAGGAAAAATTCCTTGAACTAAAATCTCAGCATGATGCAGACATCCAATCTCGTGAGAAAAAGATGCAGGAAGCTGAAAAAAGAACGAAAGACAAGGAACACAAACTGAATGACGAACTTAGCAAGACAGGAAAACTTGAAAAGGATTTAGACAGACAGATTGCAGATTACGCCAAGAAGAACGAAATTCTAGACAGAAAACAGCAGGAATTAGATATAGCTACCGCTAAAAAAGTTGAAATACTTGAAAAAATCTCTAATTACACGGCTGAAGAAGCTAAGGCAGAATTGGTAGAAACCATGAAAGCTGAAGCGAAGACAAGAGCACAGGCGCACGTTCAGGGTATCATGGAGGAAGCTCAGATGAATGCTAAAAACGAAGCCAGAAAAATTGTTATCCAAACGATCCAAAGAATCGGGACAGAGCAGGCCATCGAAAACTCAGTATCAGTATTCAACATTGAATCTGACGAAGTAAAAGGTAGAATTATTGGTAGAGAAGGTAGAAACATCCGTGCATTAGAAGCAATAACAGGAGTTGAGATCATCGTTGATGATACTCCGGAAGCTATTCTTCTTTCGTGTTTTGATCCGGTAAGAAGAGAGATTGCAAGGCTATCCCTTCACAGATTGGTTACAGATGGTAGAATCCACCCGGCAAGAATTGAAGAAGTAGTAGAAAAAACGAGAAAGCAAATTGAAGAGGAGATCATTGAAGTAGGAAAAAGAACAATTATTGACCTTGGAATCCACGGATTGCACCCAGAGTTAATTAAGATCGTTGGTAGAATGAAGTATCGTTCTTCATACGGACAAAACTTACTACAGCACTCAAGAGAAGTAGCAAACATTGCTGCAACAATGGCTGCTGAATTAGGCTTAAACGTAAAATTAGCTAAAAGAGCAGGTCTATTACACGATATTGGTAAAGTTCCTGAACAGGAATCTGAATTACCACATGCTTTATTAGGAATGCAGTGGGCTGAGAAATACGGTGAAAACCCAGAAGTAGTAAATGCAATTGGAGCTCACCACGACGAAATCGAAATGAAGTCGCTATTATCTCCAATCATTCAGGTTGCCGATGCTATTTCAGGAGCAAGACCGGGAGCAAGAAGACAAGTATTGGAATCTTACATCCAGAGGTTGAAAGACCTTGAATCTGCAGCGTTAAGCTTCGATGGAGTATCAAGTGCTTATGCAATCCAGGCAGGTAGAGAATTAAGAGTAATGGTAGAGAGCGGAAAAGTAAATGATGAAGTAGCTTCTCAACTATCTTACGATATCTCTGAAAAGATCCAGAATGAACTAACTTATCCTGGACAGGTAAAAGTAACAGTAATCAGAGAAACGAGAGCTGTGAATATTGCAAGATAATAATCAGATCAAGATATTTTATAAAAACCTTTCAAGAAATTGAAAGGTTTTTTTATTTTTATCAAAATTTAACAATGCAAGAACTGTCCCTGTCTTCAAAATTGAAGTACATTTTTTCGATTCCCGTTATTATTTCTGCCCTAGGATATTTCGTAGACATCTATGATCTCCTCTTATTTGGGATTGTAAGGATCCCCAGCTTAAAAGCCTTGGGGCTTAATCCTGATGCCGACGGAACCTTTATTCTGAATTGCCAGATGGTGGGACTTCTTATCGGAGGAGTTTTTTGGGGTATTTTCGGGGATAAAAAGGGGCGGCTTTCCGTACTCTTTGGTTCCATTCTAGTGTATTCTCTTGCCAATATTGCCTGTGGTTTTTTACCTTATTTTCCAAAAGAGCATTTAGTGTATCAATATGCTGGTCTAAGGTTTATTGCGGGAGTAGGCTTAGCTGGAGAGCTTGGAGCCGGAATTACGCTGGTTTCTGAGAGTCTGCCAAAGAATTTAAGAGCCATTGGAACTTCTGTTGTGGCGGGTTTTGGACTGATGGGGGCCGTCGTTGCCCAACTTACGGTAGAATTAGCCGGAGGATGGAATATCTCTTATATTATTGGAGGAATTATGGGAATTCAATTGCTGATTTTAAGAATAAGCGTATCAGAATCAGGAATATATAAGAATATTGAACATAAAAATGTCTCAAAAGGAAATTTTCTATCCTTTTTCACGAATAAAGACAGGTTAATAAGATACTTAAAATGTATTGCAGTAGGGTTGCCGACATGGTACTGTATTGGGATTTTGGCTGTTTTGGCTAATCAATTTGCCCCTGAATTCGGAATAAAGGATCTCAGTCCCGGAAAGGCAATTATGTGGGCGTATGTGGGGATTTCTGTGGGTGATTTGATGAGTGGTTTTATTTCTCATGCCTTAAAATCACGGAAAATGGCAATATTTTATATGTTGGTTTTCACCATTATTGGGGTTACATTCATGCTGTTTGGAAATACGGATACAGAAACAAAATATTATCTGTTTTGTGTTTGGCTGGGACTGGGAACAGGATATTGGGCGATGTTTGTCACCCTTGCAGCAGAGCAGTTCGGAACAAAT
This genomic interval from Chryseobacterium joostei contains the following:
- a CDS encoding TonB-dependent receptor plug domain-containing protein produces the protein MKKNYQKIVLVGALFFVSANVIAQTNDSLSVKSVDEVKITVGSRNKARVATDTPVPVDVINIGSQSVLSPQTDLNQILNYAAPSFTSNSTTVADGTDHVDPAQLRGLGPDQVLVLLNGKRRHTSSLVNINGSPGRGSVGTDLNAIPAFAIERLEVLRDGASAQYGSDAIAGVINVVMKKNTNAFTAAITGGGFNSKGANDHYGGWDGGKYQLDLNYGTKIGKSGFINFTANLLSRDDTRRAKAATGEIFNAYNAIEQRALENGVNISSLFENINNTPNTTQIIDYIHKYAPSVSYFTAAQQAGIQSASTISELQNLLKGDVTENELAYRGLARDDFNMRVGQSKLGSGQFFVNSEFDISSAVRGYAFGGISYRSGNAAGFYRRPNQNRTSTSIYPNGFLPEIASDVIDLSFAAGFKGKLGNINYDISNTFGQNTFDYTIKNTANASMRYPNKREFDAGGLGFSQNTINADFDTKIDWLKGFNVAFGGEMRFEKYKIENGEEASWALYDINGNIQTPTTVAILKPTDFLGAARPGGAQVFPGFRPENALNKGRHSVAVYVDTELDVTDRWLMSAALRFENYSDFGSTFNYKLATRYKLTDHINLRAAHSTGFRAPSLQQMYFNATATQFVGGVPYEVGTFSNDSDAARYLGIPQLKQEESTSYSAGFTAKIPQANLTFTVDGYYIKIKNRVVLTDQFSRPSGTYPVGSDFWNLQAAFDKANANAATFFANAIDTQTKGIEGVVSHKANFSERFSLNSDFAVTVSKTNRVGDIHGSDVLIKAGQVNRYYSESSRVYLEEAVPRFKASLNNALEIDKFSLLLRNVYFGEVTDPNTMDANGDGIVSGEIINGQAVATEHPVWGGKVITDLSVGYKFSKNLKLTIGANNLFDIYPDKNYGPTVVKTPSLDSSGNLVYVNTSTIDLSNQNQFIYSRNVSQFGMNGRFLFARVNLNF
- a CDS encoding NAD-dependent epimerase/dehydratase family protein, giving the protein MESYTERILITGALGQIGTELTNRLVEIHGAENVVASGLDRWQEGITSAGHYERMDVTNTQLVRQVIKDYDITTVYHLASLLSGTSEKQPIFAWKLNLEPLLNFCEMAKEGLLKKIFWPSSIAVFGKGIPKHDVGQDVVLNPTTVYGISKMAGEKWCEYYFDKYGVDVRSIRYPGLISWKTPAGGGTTDYAVEIFYKAIEEGKYTSFISEDTGMPMLYMDDAINATLKLMDAPKESLTVRSSYNLGGMSFTPKELAAEIKKEIPDFAIDYNPDFRQAIADSWPASIDDSVAKKDWGLTYDFGISEMTKDMIKNLKVKLAKH
- a CDS encoding polysaccharide deacetylase family protein; the protein is MILLTFNITNIEAEPKNGSPITSEERLKIIEENTKAILRILDIHDTKASFFVEVSLTEKLQNLIKAISSKGHEIAFYNRDSNLEEIEDAKKNIQDLLEKQIRGIRQKDIKIPQENLKLMEFNYVSNVDNANILFPFKRLKRDTEITEEDGLSIVPESISPYSQLPYNDFVFQILPMKYYQNMVLETLQNEEFVLIYLNAWQFTDFKKYRFDIPFYRSLFSGKKMEDKLDALLSFINEKDMATSRMKDYIF
- a CDS encoding metallophosphoesterase; protein product: MQKNLLIIAGIFLFLEVYIYQAIRTLTDNLWIRIGYWVVSLIVYGIFAYEVTHYQRSDRSMMKAQIMISLFLIFILPKIFVVLFLLIDDLFRLGGYFVNMAGPKETFFPERRKFLSLVGLGMSGVLSALFIDGITFGKYRHKVRKVKVKFPNLPKSFKGYKIIQISDVHSGSFADPSKLQHAVDLINEQKPDLVLFTGDMVNNVADEFKPFIPLFSQIKAKDGKFAVLGNHDYGDYVTWESPAAKKENLDTLIGYEKQAGFDMLRNENRIIEKNGEKLYILGVENWGLKPFPQFGKIDEALKNVPESATKILMSHDPTHFDYVVKKHPGNIHLTLSGHTHGMQFGLDLKNIKWSPVQYRYPKWADLYESEGRLLYVNRGFGVLGYPGRVGVLPEITLFELS
- a CDS encoding 3-oxoacyl-ACP synthase III family protein, with protein sequence MPNTIIIGSGCYIPNRVIGRDYFMNSEFYTEDGVKIEKPVEETIAKFVEITEIENRRFIEDGLSNSQIGYEAAKIALEDAKVDGEELDYIIYASNFGEVTENGYADFMPTMAARVKNKLGIKNRKCVTYDMLFGCPGWVEAMILADNLIKAKVAKTVLVIGGETLSRVTDPHDRNRMIFADGAGAVVVKATDEENVGIIAHNTICDNGPELNYLENQPSINKEVDQKRLYVRMLGRKIYEYALKNVPVAIKDTITDAGLSIEDIDKILIHQANAKMDYAMIERLHRLYDIKEYDHAISPMTIQDLGNTSVATIPTMYDLIIKGKMEGQSFKDKGNIVMTSVGAGMNINAIVYRFP
- the ubiE gene encoding bifunctional demethylmenaquinone methyltransferase/2-methoxy-6-polyprenyl-1,4-benzoquinol methylase UbiE encodes the protein MFDNIAPKYDLLNRVLSMKIDILWRNKLVKWMKNDNPQEVLDVATGTGDLAITIEKGTGSKVVGLDLSQQMLNVGVIKIKKLKLDGKISMQKGDAENLPFEDNRFDAVSVAFGVRNFENLTKGLAELRRVVKDNKSVYILEFSKVEGFLGPFYMFYFKNILPAIGRLVSKDNRAYTYLPDSVNAFPFGEKMKQILLDTGFKKVEYKKLSLGIATIYKATK